A genomic window from Euwallacea fornicatus isolate EFF26 chromosome 30, ASM4011564v1, whole genome shotgun sequence includes:
- the LOC136347926 gene encoding transportin-3-like — protein MDTKPSVDVVILAVSTLYKNPDKKEKDKASEWLLHLQSSVHAWSISDEILHKKPDLESCYFAAQTMRTKIQKSFHELPLEVHAPLRDSLLEYISQINEGTSTIITTQLCIALSDLILQMQSWSRAPLDLINRFSNHSYLWPLVEVLTVLPEELENKAVRLGENRRLEVLDDLKQCSPMVLEFLTHCCSTHANNLNENTHIVARTLRCFTSWVSVGAISLLDLSDSDNVVINLAFQILDFKPHEGKQSTGALCDAATECICTLLQCLEDNNNQQELEHYLFSNIMKLEESYHISVANEDQSRSIDYCRLFTELAESFLEKIVSNSSPNQTHYAIKVLDMALMCVGHHDYEVAEITFHLWYVLSEELYQKNSKELTEMFKPYIERLITALCRHCQMEPDCEGLLFEGDEFKDFRLKVSGLIKDVVFIVGSSSCFKQMFINLQIEGVTWDQSEAALFVMQAVAKNVIPTEGEVVPKVTEAILNIPSSTHIAVRYTSVLLLGELSEWIEKHPQVLDPVLNFLVQGLSVEGLAGAAATALQNICVTCNKWMSRHVSVMMQLLRQVDTLPVSSNAVIGLLKGVATIFSGIPHSEITPLLRELCEMQLTPLAKLIEYNIQPVKGSPNDPVLWLDRLSAVLRNVSIHNVAVGEVHPCKAVVLHIWPIIAATFDRYQGDVRIMERCCRSVRYMLRSASQEVPEILSSLVVPMVRIYKEHKHSCLLYVGSILVDEYATDPQCVGGLLEMLQEFLEPTFQMLQEENGLRNYPDTVDDFFRLCARFIQRSPVRFLKFSALVAIFQCALLGACLDHKEANMSVMKFFHDLINQGMSGQGSPDFAERNRLVKELLEQYGQMLVTGLLQACVFHLHSYMLSEVADVFLQLLDFSRETTSKWIADGLDSLPKRHGVGLVIATPAQLNEVLLALIRSHTAKSITYALKELIQLYR, from the exons ATGGACACCAAACCAAGCGTAGATGTGGTGATTCTAGCTGTTTCGACACTGTACAAGAACCCagacaaaaaggaaaaagacaAAGCGTCTGAATGGCTTTTGCATTTGCAAAGCTCG GTTCATGCATGGTCAATTTCCGATGAAATACTACACAAAAAGCCTGATTTAGAGTCATGTTATTTTGCGGCCCAAACTATGAGGAcgaaaatccaaaaatcttTCCATGAGTTACCCCTTGAGGTCCATGCACCACTCCGGGATTCTCTTCTGGAATATATTAGTCAAATAAATGAAG GCACTAGCACTATAATTACAACCCAACTATGCATTGCCTTATCAGATTTAATACTGCAAATGCAGTCTTGGTCCAGAGCTCCTCTGGATTTGATAAATCGCTTCTCAAATCACTCATATTTGTGGCCATTGGTGGAAGTTTTAACAGTTCTACCTGaggaattggaaaataaagcTGTTAG attGGGTGAAAATAGACGGTTGGAAGTTTTGGACGACTTAAAACAGTGCTCTCCTATGGTCCTTGAGTTCCTTACACATTGTTGCTCCACTCATGCTAACAACTTAAATGAAAACACCCATATTGTAGCGCGGACATTAAGGTGTTTCACCTCGTGGGTGTCAGTAGGAGCCATTTCTTTGTTGGATCTCTCAGATTCTGATAATGTAGTTATAAATTtagcttttcaaattttggattttaaacCGCATGAAGGCAAACAA AGCACGGGAGCTTTATGTGATGCAGCCACTGAGTGCATTTGCACTCTTCTGCAATGCCTGGAAGACAATAACAATCAGCAAGAGCTAGAGCATTACCTTTTCAGTAATATCATGAAACTTGAAGAGTCTTATCACATCTCTGTAGCCAATGAAGATCAAAGTAGGTCTATAGACTATTGTAGGTTATTCACGGAATTAGCAGAATCGTTTTTGGAGAAAATCGTGTCTAACAGTTCTCCGAATCAGACACATTACGCCATTAAAGTGCTAGATATGGCATTAATGTGTGTGGGGCATCATGATTACGAAGTTGCCGAAATTACCTTCCATTTGTGGTACGTTCTAAGTGAGGAATTGTACCAAAAAAACAGCAAAGAATTGACAGAAATGTTCAAGCCTTATATCGAGAGGTTAATCACAGCCCTTTGTAGGCATTGTCAAATGGAGCCTGATTGTGAAG GGCTTTTATTCGAAGGGGACGAGTTCAAGGATTTCAGATTGAAAGTCTCGGGACTAATCAAAGATGTAGTGTTCATAGTCGGCAGCAGCAGCTGCTTCAAGCAAATGTTTATAAATCTACAAATCGAAGGAGTCACGTGGGACCAGAGCGAAGCCGCCTTGTTTGTTATGCAGGCGGTGGCAAAAAATGTTATCCC TACTGAAGGAGAAGTAGTTCCCAAAGTAACAGAGGCTATCTTGAACATTCCTTCTTCCACTCACATAGCTGTAAGATACACTTCAGTGTTGTTGTTAGGAGAGTTGAGTGAATGGATTGAGAAACATCCACAAGTGCTTGATCCAGTTCTCAATTTCCTCGTGCAAGGACTATCAGTAGAGGGATTAG cCGGAGCAGCTGCTACTGCTTTGCAAAATATATGTGTTACATGCAACAAGTGGATGTCCAGGCATGTGTCGGTGATGATGCAATTGTTGCGTCAAGTGGATACATTGCCCGTTAGCAGTAATGCAGTTATTGGGTTATTAAAAG GGGTAGCTACCATTTTTTCAGGGATCCCCCATTCGGAAATCACCCCCCTCCTTCGCGAATTGTGCGAAATGCAATTGACTCCCCTAGCAAAACTGATAGAGTACAACATTCAACCCGTTAAAGGATCCCCCAACGATCCGGTTTTGTGGCTCGACCGATTGAGCGCTGTTCTCAGGAACGTTTCTATACACAACGTGGCTGTCG GTGAGGTTCATCCGTGCAAAGCAGTGGTTCTACATATTTGGCCTATAATTGCCGCAACATTCGACCGGTACCAAGGTGATGTGAGGATAATGGAGCGCTGTTGTCGTAGCGTGAGATACATGCTTCGAAGTGCTAGTCAAGAG gtCCCGGAGATTTTAAGCAGTTTAGTAGTACCCATGGTGAGAATTTATAAGGAACACAAGCATTCCTGTTTGCTTTATGTGGGGAGTATTTTGGTAGATGAATACGCGACTGATCCTCAATGTGTGGGGGGTTTATTGGAAATGCTTCAG GAATTTTTGGAGCCCACATTTCAAATGTTGCAGGAGGAAAATGGTCTTCGAAACTACCCCGATACAGTGGACGATTTCTTTCG cttgtGTGCCAGGTTTATACAACGTTCCCCAGTTCGTTTCCTTAAGTTCTCTGCCCTCGTCGCGATCTTTCAATGCGCCCTACTGGGAGCTTGTCTTGACCACAAAGAAGCCAACATGTCGgtgatgaaattttttcacGACTTAATCAATCAGGGCATGAGTGGACAAGGTAGTCCAGATTTCGCTGAAAGAAATCGGCTCGTTAAAGAGCTTTTAGAACAATATGGGCAGATGCTCGTTACAGGGCTCCTCCAGGCCTGCGTGTTTCACCTACATTCTTATATGCTCTCTGAG GTAGCAGATGTTTTCTTACAATTGCTGGATTTCAGCAGGGAAACCACTAGTAAATGGATAGCCGATGGACTCGATTCTCTACCTAAACGACATGGGGTCGGTTTGGTTATTGCCACCCCGGCGCAGCTAAATGAAGTACTTTTGGCGCTTATAAG GTCCCATACAGCAAAATCTATAACTTACGCCCTGAAAGAACTAATACAGTTGTACCGATAA
- the HDAC11 gene encoding histone deacetylase 11 isoform X1, giving the protein MHTLYLNITKEQLPIIYRKEYNVKFCGLERLHPFDTRKWGNIFKILTESGILSKNTVVVPNEATNEHLSMVHKKKYLKSLKCSFKVAQIAEVAPLILVPNCLIQKAYLRPMRFQTGGSILAGKLALERGWAINIGGGFHHCSSSKGGGFCVYADITLLIHFLFYHFPKQVQKVMIVDLDAHQGNGYQNDFKDNDTVYIMDVYNKWIYPKDIRAKEAINKNVPLDYYTDDELYLRTVKRHLKPKKIDKSILIIYFRNFLEALCEFTPHIIVYNAGTDVLAGDKLGGLSISEQGIISRDEFVFQQALSRKIPIVMLTSGGYQKKTARVIANSILNLYELGLINNSQEYYF; this is encoded by the exons ATGCATACCTTATACTTAAACATTACCAAAGAGCAACTGCCTATAATCTACAGGAAGGAATATAATGTTAAATTCTGTGGACTAGAAAGACTTCATCCTTTTGATACGAGGAAATGGGGGAATATATTCAAG ATATTAACAGAAAGcggaattttatcaaaaaacacTGTCGTAGTGCCCAACGAAGCAACTAACGAGCATCTTTCGATGGTTCACAAgaaaaaataccttaaaagCCTTAAG tGCAGCTTCAAAGTTGCCCAGATTGCAGAAGTGGCTCCTTTAATTCTGGTTCCAAATTGTCTAATTCAAAAGGCGTATTTAAGACCCATGAG ATTTCAGACCGGAGGTTCAATTCTTGCAGGTAAATTAGCACTAGAGCGAGGCTGGGCCATTAATATAGGAGGAGGATTTCACCACTGCTCCTCATCCAAAGGTGGCGGATTTTGCGTCTATGCGGACATAACTCTGCTTattcattttctattttaccACTTCCCAAAGCAG GTGCAGAAAGTTATGATAGTAGATTTAGATGCCCATCAAGGTAATGGCTACCAAAACGACTTCAAAGACAACGATACTGTTTATATTATGGACGTTTATAATAAATGGATTTACCCTAAGGATATTAGGGCCAAAGAGGCTATCAACAAAAATGTCCCTTTGGATTATTACACTGATGACGAATTGTACTTAAGAACAGTAAAAAGGCACTTGAAGcctaaaaaaatcgataaaagcattttaatcatttatttcagaaatttccTTGAAGCTCTATGTGAATTTACCCCTCACATTATAGTGTATAACGCTGGAACTGATGTACTTGCCGGGGATAAATTAGGTGGATTATCAATATCTGAACAG ggaATAATCTCAAGAGATGAATTTGTCTTCCAACAAGCCCTTTCGAGGAAAATTCCAATTGTGATGCTCACCAGTGGTGGATATCAGAAGAAGACTGCTAGAGTTATAGCTAACTCGATATTGAATTTGTACGAACTAGGACTTATCAATAATTCGcaagaatattatttttag
- the LOC136347925 gene encoding polyamine-transporting ATPase 13A3-like, which produces MHCSVHFFKGKLITKNFADSAIGSEYSSLTNATTYQDIYDEKDQELLCRIYSYKEPHLKSFFYHFFSILFATVPYFVFNSYPQIKCYLKYTRCDIREAELFLVKDKDKTFTVQQVCKIYVNLAHVGIRGDLKYFFHQHTRFVWIPDRGAFGTLSQLLWSRKTCDDFVDNLDGLAEGDHTEMLNLYGLNKIEIEIKSYWKLFVEEIFNPFYVFQVFSVILWCLDDYLLYAGCVVVLTLFSSITSLIQTRKQSQNLHDTVESSKCHEVTVLRRVGGSDECVRIDPEKLVPGDLIVMPAADYIMPCDAVLLTGQSIVNESVLTGESVPETKTALVPSSEIYSTDVHKRHTLFSGTSVLQTRYYGGKNVLARVVRTGFDTTKGNLVKSILFPTPVSLQFQKDAFKFVFVLFIWAFSGMAYCIYLYIRRHASVEDIIIRSLDIVTIVVPPALPAAMTIGTVYSHNRLKKLKIYCISPLRINVCGKIKLACFDKTGTLTHDGLTMSSVVQSENASFFDPVTSVYNLEMKSKFVQGMACCHSLTRIGGKLNGDPLDLNMFQFTKWELEEPGMNENTRFDMLAPTVVKPPKKQIRFKIEHGDVDIYNDQDSFQIGLIREFSFSSTVQCMSVICKDLENPNMFCFTKGAPEKLYNLCLPQSLPIDFQYRLGHYTAQGYRVIALAYKELPIRFKWKDAQKAKRDMIECELNFLGFLILQNPLKSETIPVIRDLHRALIRTVMITGDNIMTAISVARDCGMVDPTADIYILSVTEQENINEIPSIVIEKAGSGVQPDVAIVDIYNNLNCHFAIDGKTWSKLRTHYENLIADLLVRTTIFARFQPDQKTRLVTSFQDLDYVVSMVGDGANDCGALKAAHVGVSLSPAEASVAAPFTSGIPNISCLIWLILEGRCALVTSFSIFKYMALYSLIQFTTILILYTCHSILGNFQFLFIDLVITTSLAVTMGREGPSRTLHSKRPMSSLMSAKNLFPLILQIITCVAFQLGALYYLYQQNWFQPIKEDTHEEVIESWENTVLFTISCYQYVILAWHLSKGKPYRQVVFKNFWFVWNVLVLTAFITWMMLNPSKKFAEIMELIYVEPNEVDKVHFKLTLLAFPAVHFIIAGVIEVLVFEKSWIKRTFQCIFCKNKPKNKYKQLLQKQDFHQYLQSLQSFTISSR; this is translated from the exons ATGCATTGTTCTGTACATTTCTTCAAAGGAAAGTTGATAACCAAAAACTTTGCTGATTCTGCAATTG GATCTGAATACTCCTCACTCACCAATGCAACAACCTACCAAGATATCTATGATGAAAAAGATCAAGAACTTTTATGTAGAATATACAGCTATAAAGAGCCTCATTTAAAATCCTTTTTCTATCACTTCTTTAGCATATTATTTGCCACAGTGCCATACTTTGTCTTCAATAGTTATCCACAAATCAAGTGCTATTTGAAGTATACTAGATGTGATATTAGAGAAGCAGAACTTTTCCTTG TTAAAGACAAAGATAAAACCTTCACCGTTCAACAGGTATGCAAAATTTATGTGAACTTGGCCCATGTGGGAATTCGAGGtgatcttaaatattttttccatcaaCACACTCGATTTGTTTGGATCCCTGATAGAGGTGCCTTTGGAACATTATCCCAGCTCTTGTGGAGTCGTAAAACTTGCGATGATTTTGTCGATAATTTAGATGGATTGGCTGAGGGGGATCACACAGAAAT GTTAAATCTTTATGGCCTCAACAAAAtcgaaatagaaataaaatcgTATTGGAAACTATTCGTCGAAGAAATCTTCAACCCTTTCTATGTTTTCCAAGTTTTCTCAGTAATCTTGTGGTGCTTAGACGATTATTTATTGTACGCAGGGTGCGTAGTCGTCCTAACACTATTCTCCAGTATTACTTCGTTAATTCAAACTCGCAAG CAAAGCCAAAACCTTCATGACACTGTAGAGTCATCAAAGTGTCATGAGGTGACGGTGCTGAGACGTGTTGGGGGATCTGACGAATGCGTCAGAATAGATCCTGAGAAATTAGTGCCTGGGGATTTAATTGTAATGCCTGCTGCTGATTATATTATGCCTTGTGATGCAGTTTTGCTCACGGGGCAAAGTATAGTGAACGAAAGTGTTTTAACTGGGGAGAGTGTTCCTGAGACTAAAACTGCCTTAGTCCCGAGCTCAGAAATATATTCTACAGATGTTCATAAGCGGCATACACTTTTCTCTGGAACCAGCGTTTTGCAAACCAG GTATTATGGAGGGAAAAATGTTTTGGCCAGAGTAGTTCGCACTGGTTTTGATACCACTAAAGGAAACCTAGTAAAAAGCATCCTATTTCCCACTCCTGTGAGCTTGCAGTTCCAAAAAGACGcatttaagtttgtttttgtGCTTTTTATTTGGGCTTTTTCGGGAATGGCTTATTGCATATATCTTTACATTAGACGTCAT GCCTCTGTGGAAGACATTATTATCCGTTCTTTAGATATTGTGACAATTGTAGTTCCTCCAGCTTTGCCAGCCGCAATGACCATTGGAACAGTTTACAGCCACAATcggcttaaaaaattgaagatttacTGCATTAGCCCTCTGCGCATTAATGTTTGcggcaaaattaaattagcttGTTTCGATAAG ACTGGTACTCTAACGCATGACGGTTTAACTATGAGCTCTGTGGTTCAAAGCGAAAACGCCTCATTTTTTGACCCAGTAACTAGCGTTTATAATTTAGAAATGAAGAGCAAATTTGTGCAGGGCATGGCGTGTTGTCATTCTCTCACAAGAATTGGGGGTAAATTAAATGGGGATCCGTTGGATTTGAACATGTTTCAGTTCACAAAATGG GAATTAGAGGAGCCAGGCATGAATGAAAACACTAGATTCGACATGTTGGCTCCCACAGTGGTGAAACCACCGAAAAAGCAGATTCGCTTTAAAATAGAACATGGGGATGTAGACATTTATAATGACCAA GATTCGTTCCAAATTGGACTGATACGAGAATTCTCATTTTCTTCTACAGTCCAATGCATGTCAGTAATTTGCAAAGATTTAGAGAACCCCAATATGTTTTGTTTCACTAAAG GAGCTCCAGAAAAGCTTTATAATCTCTGCCTTCCTCAATCCCTCCCGATAGATTTCCAATATAGACTTGGGCATTATACAGCGCAAGGCTATAGAGTCATAGCTTTGGCTTATAAAGAATTACCGATTAGATTTAAATGGAAAGATGCGCAAAAGGCCAAGAGGGATAtg ATTGAATGcgaattaaatttcctaggGTTTCTCATTCTGCAAAATCCACTGAAATCCGAGACAATTCCCGTGATTAGAGACTTGCATAGAGCTCTTATTAGGACTGTGATGATTACAG GAGACAACATTATGACAGCAATTTCCGTGGCTCGAGATTGTGGCATGGTGGATCCCACCGccgatatttatattttaagcGTGACCGAACAGGAAAATATCAACGAAATTCCTAGTATTGTAATTGAGAAAGCTGGAAGTGGAGTGCAGCCCGATGTTGCAATAGTCGATATTTATAATAACTTG AACTGCCATTTTGCCATTGACGGAAAAACGTGGTCGAAATTAAGGACTCATTACGAGAATTTGATTGCGGATTTGTTGGTCCGAACCACAATCTTTGCACGCTTTCAACCGGACCAAAAAACCCGACTTGTGACGTCTTTTCAGGACTTGGATTATGTAGTTTCTATGGTGGGAGACGGGGCAAATGATTGTGGA GCTCTCAAAGCTGCCCATGTGGGAGTCTCTCTCTCACCCGCAGAAGCAAGTGTTGCAGCCCCATTTACCTCAGGAATTCCCAATATATCTTGTTTAATTTGGCTGATTTTAGAGGGCAGATGCGCATTAGTGACTAGTTTTTCCATATTCAAGTACATGGCCCTTTACAGTTTGATTCAGTTCACTACAATACTTATTTTATACACA TGTCACTCCATTTTAGGAAACTTTCAGTTCCTCTTTATCGATTTAGTTATCACTACCAGTTTGGCAGTAACAATGGGCCGTGAAG GACCTTCGAGGACGTTACACTCAAAACGACCAATGTCTTCCCTGATGTCCGCAAAGAACTTATTCCCCTTGATACTTCAAATTATAACATGCGTAGCTTTTCAATTGGGGGCTTTGTATTATTTGTACCAGCAAAATTGGTTCCAACCTATCAAGGAGGACACTCATGAAGAGGTTATCGAATCATGGGAAAATACCGTTTTATTCACGATTTCTTGTTATCAGTATGTGATTTTGGCCTGGCATCTATCCAAAGGAAAGCCTTACAG GCAGGTTGTGTTCAAAAACTTTTGGTTTGTGTGGAATGTATTAGTTTTAACTGCCTTCATCACATGGATGATGCTCAATCCTTCTAAGAAATTCGCAGAAATTATGGAGCTAATTTACGTAGAACCCAACGAAGTTGATAAAGTTCATTTTAAGCTCACACTCCTGGCATTTCCAGCAGTTCATTTCATTATCGCCGGTGTTATAGag gTTCTGGTGTTTGAGAAAAGTTGGATAAAACGAACATTCCaatgtattttttgtaaaaataaaccaaaaaacaaatataagcAACTGCTACAGAAGCAGGATTTCCATCAGTATTTGCAGTCATTGCAGAGCTTTACTATTAGCTCTCGGtga
- the HDAC11 gene encoding histone deacetylase 11 isoform X3, producing the protein MGEYIQVPNEATNEHLSMVHKKKYLKSLKCSFKVAQIAEVAPLILVPNCLIQKAYLRPMRFQTGGSILAGKLALERGWAINIGGGFHHCSSSKGGGFCVYADITLLIHFLFYHFPKQVQKVMIVDLDAHQGNGYQNDFKDNDTVYIMDVYNKWIYPKDIRAKEAINKNVPLDYYTDDELYLRTVKRHLKPKKIDKSILIIYFRNFLEALCEFTPHIIVYNAGTDVLAGDKLGGLSISEQGIISRDEFVFQQALSRKIPIVMLTSGGYQKKTARVIANSILNLYELGLINNSQEYYF; encoded by the exons ATGGGGGAATATATTCAAG TGCCCAACGAAGCAACTAACGAGCATCTTTCGATGGTTCACAAgaaaaaataccttaaaagCCTTAAG tGCAGCTTCAAAGTTGCCCAGATTGCAGAAGTGGCTCCTTTAATTCTGGTTCCAAATTGTCTAATTCAAAAGGCGTATTTAAGACCCATGAG ATTTCAGACCGGAGGTTCAATTCTTGCAGGTAAATTAGCACTAGAGCGAGGCTGGGCCATTAATATAGGAGGAGGATTTCACCACTGCTCCTCATCCAAAGGTGGCGGATTTTGCGTCTATGCGGACATAACTCTGCTTattcattttctattttaccACTTCCCAAAGCAG GTGCAGAAAGTTATGATAGTAGATTTAGATGCCCATCAAGGTAATGGCTACCAAAACGACTTCAAAGACAACGATACTGTTTATATTATGGACGTTTATAATAAATGGATTTACCCTAAGGATATTAGGGCCAAAGAGGCTATCAACAAAAATGTCCCTTTGGATTATTACACTGATGACGAATTGTACTTAAGAACAGTAAAAAGGCACTTGAAGcctaaaaaaatcgataaaagcattttaatcatttatttcagaaatttccTTGAAGCTCTATGTGAATTTACCCCTCACATTATAGTGTATAACGCTGGAACTGATGTACTTGCCGGGGATAAATTAGGTGGATTATCAATATCTGAACAG ggaATAATCTCAAGAGATGAATTTGTCTTCCAACAAGCCCTTTCGAGGAAAATTCCAATTGTGATGCTCACCAGTGGTGGATATCAGAAGAAGACTGCTAGAGTTATAGCTAACTCGATATTGAATTTGTACGAACTAGGACTTATCAATAATTCGcaagaatattatttttag
- the HDAC11 gene encoding histone deacetylase 11 isoform X2, which produces MHTLYLNITKEQLPIIYRKEYNVKFCGLERLHPFDTRKWGNIFKILTESGILSKNTVVVPNEATNEHLSMVHKKKYLKSLKCSFKVAQIAEVAPLILVPNCLIQKAYLRPMRFQTGGSILAGKLALERGWAINIGGGFHHCSSSKGGGFCVYADITLLIHFLFYHFPKQVQKVMIVDLDAHQGNGYQNDFKDNDTVYIMDVYNKWIYPKDIRAKEAINKNVPLDYYTDDELYLRTVKRNFLEALCEFTPHIIVYNAGTDVLAGDKLGGLSISEQGIISRDEFVFQQALSRKIPIVMLTSGGYQKKTARVIANSILNLYELGLINNSQEYYF; this is translated from the exons ATGCATACCTTATACTTAAACATTACCAAAGAGCAACTGCCTATAATCTACAGGAAGGAATATAATGTTAAATTCTGTGGACTAGAAAGACTTCATCCTTTTGATACGAGGAAATGGGGGAATATATTCAAG ATATTAACAGAAAGcggaattttatcaaaaaacacTGTCGTAGTGCCCAACGAAGCAACTAACGAGCATCTTTCGATGGTTCACAAgaaaaaataccttaaaagCCTTAAG tGCAGCTTCAAAGTTGCCCAGATTGCAGAAGTGGCTCCTTTAATTCTGGTTCCAAATTGTCTAATTCAAAAGGCGTATTTAAGACCCATGAG ATTTCAGACCGGAGGTTCAATTCTTGCAGGTAAATTAGCACTAGAGCGAGGCTGGGCCATTAATATAGGAGGAGGATTTCACCACTGCTCCTCATCCAAAGGTGGCGGATTTTGCGTCTATGCGGACATAACTCTGCTTattcattttctattttaccACTTCCCAAAGCAG GTGCAGAAAGTTATGATAGTAGATTTAGATGCCCATCAAGGTAATGGCTACCAAAACGACTTCAAAGACAACGATACTGTTTATATTATGGACGTTTATAATAAATGGATTTACCCTAAGGATATTAGGGCCAAAGAGGCTATCAACAAAAATGTCCCTTTGGATTATTACACTGATGACGAATTGTACTTAAGAACAGTAAAAAG aaatttccTTGAAGCTCTATGTGAATTTACCCCTCACATTATAGTGTATAACGCTGGAACTGATGTACTTGCCGGGGATAAATTAGGTGGATTATCAATATCTGAACAG ggaATAATCTCAAGAGATGAATTTGTCTTCCAACAAGCCCTTTCGAGGAAAATTCCAATTGTGATGCTCACCAGTGGTGGATATCAGAAGAAGACTGCTAGAGTTATAGCTAACTCGATATTGAATTTGTACGAACTAGGACTTATCAATAATTCGcaagaatattatttttag